A portion of the Paenibacillus marchantiae genome contains these proteins:
- a CDS encoding nucleoside triphosphate pyrophosphohydrolase yields the protein MPTYNKLVRDKIPNIITSSSKECRTRILDPEEYKQELKTKLSEESEEYMSAASDQEALEELADMLEVIRALAEVHGANAAQLDKLRADKTEERGGFQERVYLIDVDEA from the coding sequence ATGCCTACATACAACAAATTGGTGCGGGACAAGATTCCAAATATCATCACATCCAGCAGTAAGGAATGCCGCACACGCATTCTGGACCCGGAGGAATATAAGCAAGAATTAAAAACAAAGCTGAGCGAAGAATCGGAAGAATACATGAGTGCAGCGAGTGATCAGGAAGCGCTAGAAGAACTGGCCGACATGCTCGAAGTGATCCGAGCGCTGGCAGAGGTACACGGGGCGAATGCGGCGCAGCTGGATAAGCTGCGGGCTGACAAAACCGAGGAGCGCGGTGGATTCCAGGAACGGGTGTATCTGATCGATGTCGACGAAGCTTAA
- a CDS encoding WXG100 family type VII secretion target — MSTIKVTPEQLLHVSRQIEQGRQQLEGIRNDLTARIGFIESQWAGATQERFFYDFQQSRSVLDLALESMVKSSQDLFAIAERFEQADQEQVSLGAVAGQIAAHTMMNHNIGNTEEQRRMVYNPLFGVNMPASEAEDGMPGQKEFVKYWEQGGTYEEMRAGPKQPESSGGDIYDEQINAFKEGHHPVTGESIPAWQAAVSIGGLQTAKLVLAFTGTYNRGYKVPTGGLKFPKSKLDNLNGVNPVIFNRDTVISSATAPKKGGETVVGHALQKHAGRNPDIWGRVRGGPEQINQVAQKHLQDILDAPGEFKKITNNRGITFLEKNLPDGRGARLNQDGSFKGFIDQ; from the coding sequence ATGAGTACAATTAAAGTAACACCAGAGCAGCTGCTGCATGTATCCAGACAGATCGAGCAGGGTAGGCAGCAGTTGGAGGGTATACGTAATGACCTGACCGCACGGATCGGATTCATCGAGTCTCAGTGGGCGGGAGCAACGCAGGAACGGTTTTTCTATGATTTTCAACAGTCACGTTCTGTACTGGATCTAGCACTGGAAAGTATGGTTAAGTCATCCCAAGATCTGTTCGCGATTGCCGAGAGATTCGAACAAGCAGATCAGGAACAGGTGAGCTTGGGAGCTGTTGCTGGACAGATTGCTGCCCATACAATGATGAACCATAATATAGGTAACACAGAAGAACAAAGACGAATGGTATATAATCCTTTGTTTGGAGTTAACATGCCTGCCAGCGAAGCAGAGGATGGGATGCCAGGGCAAAAGGAGTTTGTTAAGTATTGGGAACAGGGTGGTACCTATGAGGAAATGAGGGCTGGACCGAAGCAACCGGAGTCTAGTGGTGGAGATATATATGATGAACAGATCAATGCATTTAAGGAAGGTCATCATCCCGTAACTGGAGAATCCATACCAGCATGGCAAGCAGCAGTTTCTATAGGAGGTTTACAGACTGCTAAGCTCGTGTTGGCTTTTACTGGAACGTATAATAGGGGTTATAAGGTTCCGACTGGAGGATTGAAGTTTCCAAAGTCTAAGCTAGATAACTTGAATGGTGTAAACCCTGTGATATTTAACAGAGATACCGTTATTAGTTCTGCTACTGCTCCCAAAAAAGGTGGAGAAACCGTTGTAGGACATGCTTTGCAGAAACACGCAGGGCGAAACCCAGATATATGGGGAAGAGTTAGAGGTGGGCCTGAACAAATTAATCAAGTAGCTCAAAAGCATTTACAGGATATACTTGATGCTCCAGGTGAATTCAAGAAAATTACAAATAATAGAGGTATTACTTTCCTCGAAAAGAATTTACCTGATGGTCGCGGAGCAAGGCTTAACCAAGATGGTTCATTCAAAGGATTTATCGATCAATGA
- the dndD gene encoding DNA sulfur modification protein DndD, with amino-acid sequence MHIQKLALRNIGAYYGELNKFDFRTTANRNVILLGGKNGAGKTTILESLRIVLFGSMAYGFVTENEPYYRKIRTLLNRKAINENVTDAFQITLDYSSTEDFELHEYSLVRSWRIKNDRIRESFAVKRDNQFLSAQQTSDFQSRLREEMPPKLFELCLFDGEDISRIVSEEKIPEYLKESGKILFNLDLFVNLEKDLNTYRIQYAQQNASAAEEVAQYEKLEMEIDQLKATIDEKQQLTVLHEEEINNLNDAIKQDKKDFEIHGGLLQEKRQEIVSRINVIENNRKTNSEHVRHFVSSLLPFFIARKQLRQVYDQLNGEKQYESYDYVANSLVEEKLASLLNNVLGPSKEVDEREVTSVFEGLLNLIKPDQTKLIHRASFEQRSEIHNLNKQIQALNVSEYVSRFDENAILLKESQELRTQLETNDQASEFKELLERIEQKTKQAEQHNMMMEQIEFEIQALSESLHAKILQKEKVEDKIREYHKSEKSYEMTEKLLKVSQRFRERQWRKKLDDVANETVRMIDVLFRKKDFIKRIHIDHTTFELKLYNLMNQEISKERLSAGEKEMLMLTVILAMFRVSGWKLPFVFDTLMGRLDQDHKKSLIQHFIPRCGEQVLMFTTDSEITSEQFHVIEEITARCYTLEYDASQESAVIVKNRYFDIVREAGQNS; translated from the coding sequence ATGCACATTCAAAAACTCGCTCTCCGAAATATAGGTGCTTACTATGGAGAGCTCAATAAATTTGATTTCCGTACAACGGCTAACCGTAACGTAATACTACTTGGTGGGAAAAATGGTGCTGGTAAAACGACAATACTAGAATCTTTAAGAATCGTTTTATTTGGCTCTATGGCATATGGTTTTGTTACTGAGAATGAACCCTATTATCGTAAAATTAGAACATTACTTAATCGTAAAGCAATTAATGAGAATGTGACTGACGCATTTCAGATTACTCTTGATTACAGTTCCACTGAGGATTTCGAATTACATGAATATTCATTAGTAAGAAGCTGGCGAATAAAAAATGATCGTATTCGTGAGAGTTTTGCAGTTAAACGTGATAATCAATTCTTATCTGCTCAACAAACTTCTGATTTCCAGAGTCGATTACGTGAAGAAATGCCTCCAAAATTATTTGAACTTTGCCTTTTTGATGGTGAGGATATTTCGCGTATTGTTTCTGAAGAAAAAATTCCAGAGTACTTGAAAGAGTCAGGTAAGATTCTATTTAATCTGGATCTATTCGTAAATTTGGAAAAGGATCTGAACACATACCGAATACAATATGCTCAGCAAAATGCCAGCGCAGCAGAAGAAGTTGCTCAGTATGAAAAACTCGAGATGGAGATTGATCAACTCAAAGCAACAATCGACGAAAAACAACAGCTTACAGTGCTGCATGAAGAAGAGATAAACAATCTGAATGATGCTATTAAACAAGATAAAAAGGATTTCGAAATTCACGGTGGCTTACTTCAGGAAAAAAGACAAGAAATTGTTTCTAGAATAAACGTCATTGAGAACAACCGCAAAACGAATTCAGAACATGTACGGCATTTCGTCTCATCTCTTCTTCCCTTCTTTATAGCGAGGAAACAACTCAGACAAGTATATGATCAGTTAAATGGAGAAAAACAATATGAGTCATACGATTATGTTGCAAACTCACTAGTAGAGGAAAAGCTAGCTTCTCTTCTTAATAATGTACTTGGGCCAAGTAAAGAGGTTGATGAACGTGAAGTGACATCTGTATTTGAAGGTCTACTGAATTTAATAAAACCCGATCAAACCAAATTAATTCATCGTGCATCGTTTGAGCAGCGTAGCGAGATTCATAATTTGAATAAACAAATTCAAGCACTTAATGTAAGTGAATATGTTAGCCGTTTTGATGAAAATGCTATCTTGTTAAAAGAATCTCAAGAATTAAGGACTCAATTAGAAACGAATGATCAAGCCAGCGAATTCAAAGAACTTCTGGAACGAATTGAACAGAAAACAAAACAAGCTGAGCAACATAATATGATGATGGAACAAATTGAGTTTGAAATTCAAGCCCTGTCTGAAAGCTTGCATGCAAAAATACTGCAAAAAGAAAAAGTAGAAGACAAGATTAGAGAATATCATAAATCTGAAAAGTCATATGAAATGACTGAGAAATTACTAAAAGTTAGTCAACGTTTTAGAGAACGCCAATGGCGTAAAAAACTTGATGATGTTGCTAATGAAACTGTGCGTATGATTGACGTACTCTTCCGTAAGAAAGATTTCATAAAACGAATTCATATTGACCACACGACTTTCGAATTAAAGCTATATAACTTGATGAACCAAGAAATATCAAAAGAACGTCTTTCTGCTGGCGAAAAAGAAATGCTGATGTTAACAGTAATACTAGCTATGTTTAGAGTGTCAGGTTGGAAACTGCCGTTTGTATTCGACACCCTCATGGGAAGACTTGACCAGGACCACAAAAAGTCTCTTATTCAACATTTTATCCCGCGTTGTGGAGAACAAGTCCTTATGTTCACAACAGATTCTGAAATCACTTCAGAACAGTTTCATGTGATTGAAGAAATTACGGCTCGTTGTTACACGCTAGAATATGATGCCTCTCAAGAGAGTGCAGTAATTGTGAAAAACCGCTACTTTGATATCGTTAGAGAGGCGGGACAAAATTCATGA
- a CDS encoding MerR family transcriptional regulator — MKTPYFTVKDIIQITGITKRALHYYDKTDLLKPSKVEDNGYRYYDQEALGNLQMILLFKEMNFSLKDIAAMMQLSKEEQKDILRKHRSTLVQRKQKLETIIDQLDEYVDGTIISHLHLFDDSSILSIQEQYESEAKFVYGDTEKYQEFEANVSELSADEQEQAYQQFSINMEQVFRELAKHQDLSPASGEVQALVREWKSCLEQFMVCDAEILRCIAEAYTTDRRYVGYFDQFGDEEFVRFLYQAIMVYVEGEEK, encoded by the coding sequence ATGAAGACACCCTATTTCACCGTTAAAGATATCATTCAGATCACTGGAATCACCAAACGCGCATTACATTATTACGATAAAACAGATCTATTAAAACCGAGCAAAGTCGAAGACAATGGCTATCGGTATTACGATCAAGAGGCACTGGGGAATCTGCAGATGATTCTATTGTTTAAAGAAATGAATTTCTCATTAAAAGACATTGCAGCCATGATGCAACTCTCCAAAGAAGAACAGAAAGATATCCTAAGAAAGCACCGCAGCACACTCGTTCAACGCAAACAAAAGCTCGAAACCATCATCGATCAGTTGGACGAGTATGTGGATGGGACGATTATCTCTCATCTTCATCTGTTTGACGACTCTTCCATTCTGTCCATTCAAGAACAATATGAATCCGAGGCGAAGTTTGTATATGGAGACACCGAGAAATATCAGGAATTTGAAGCCAATGTGAGCGAGCTGTCTGCGGATGAGCAAGAACAAGCTTACCAGCAGTTCTCGATTAACATGGAGCAGGTATTTCGGGAATTGGCGAAGCATCAGGATCTGTCCCCTGCTTCTGGTGAGGTGCAAGCGTTAGTGCGTGAATGGAAGAGTTGCTTGGAACAGTTCATGGTCTGTGATGCTGAGATTCTGAGGTGCATCGCAGAAGCCTATACGACGGATCGTCGCTATGTGGGTTATTTTGATCAGTTTGGCGATGAGGAATTTGTGAGGTTTTTGTATCAAGCGATTATGGTTTATGTGGAGGGGGAGGAAAAGTGA
- the dndC gene encoding DNA phosphorothioation system sulfurtransferase DndC, whose protein sequence is MGRRFQWGKDSTAVVQLVFQALSELEPSLLKKKVYVISSDTQVETPLIIDKITRTLGRIQNKALAVGLPIETHKVRPKVEQTFWASIIGKGYPTPRQKFRWCTDRLKIEPANRFILDKVDQFGEVVMLLGVRDSESSTRAGVMQSHTIEGSNLMRHSTLRNAFVFAPIRSYTLDDVWEFLLQYESPWGDDNNELLQLYQDSSSECPLVVDKEIKESAGSCGNSRFGCWTCTVVNEDKALSGFINNGVDWLRPLYDFRNFLVQIREDRTKRQKHRMNGEVYLTTNLGGIDPDDLSHPRIYKSEMKHYIEENKINLASVEELDILIIDDENPDALPKRFGVGPFTMKAREEILRKLLQTQEEIRQMHDPNVELITFEELKAIRKYWHDDLQWEDRLPLIVEEETGIVYDWHQNDRPVFKEDQVTDLESLCQEEGVNLNLLKELISVEKEYSGVKVRRGLFQAFDKTLRQDFLHL, encoded by the coding sequence TTGGGTCGTAGGTTTCAGTGGGGAAAAGACTCAACGGCAGTTGTACAGCTAGTCTTTCAAGCCTTATCTGAGCTAGAACCTTCTCTTCTGAAGAAAAAAGTGTACGTCATTTCATCAGATACTCAAGTAGAAACTCCTTTAATTATAGACAAAATCACGCGAACTCTTGGACGCATACAAAATAAAGCACTCGCTGTAGGTTTGCCTATTGAAACACACAAGGTACGTCCAAAAGTTGAGCAAACCTTTTGGGCCTCTATTATTGGAAAAGGTTATCCTACTCCTCGTCAAAAGTTCAGATGGTGTACGGATCGTTTGAAAATCGAGCCTGCTAACCGCTTCATTCTTGATAAAGTAGATCAGTTTGGTGAAGTGGTTATGTTACTAGGAGTTCGAGATTCCGAAAGTTCTACAAGAGCAGGAGTAATGCAGTCTCATACTATAGAAGGTTCAAATTTAATGCGTCACTCTACACTTCGAAACGCATTTGTTTTTGCTCCGATCCGCTCCTACACTCTTGATGATGTATGGGAATTTTTATTGCAGTATGAGTCACCATGGGGCGATGATAATAATGAACTGCTTCAGCTCTATCAAGATTCAAGTAGTGAATGCCCTCTCGTAGTAGACAAAGAGATAAAAGAAAGTGCAGGTTCTTGTGGAAACAGTCGTTTTGGTTGTTGGACATGTACAGTTGTTAATGAAGATAAGGCGTTGAGCGGATTTATTAATAACGGTGTAGATTGGTTACGTCCATTATATGATTTTAGAAATTTCCTTGTTCAAATACGTGAAGACCGTACGAAAAGACAAAAACATCGTATGAATGGCGAAGTCTATCTGACAACAAATCTAGGTGGAATAGATCCTGATGATTTGAGTCACCCTAGAATCTACAAATCTGAAATGAAACATTATATTGAAGAAAATAAAATTAACCTAGCATCTGTGGAGGAATTGGATATTTTGATCATTGATGATGAGAATCCAGATGCTCTTCCTAAACGTTTTGGCGTCGGTCCTTTCACAATGAAAGCTCGGGAAGAAATTCTTCGAAAATTATTACAAACTCAAGAAGAAATTCGCCAAATGCATGACCCTAACGTTGAATTAATCACATTTGAAGAGCTTAAGGCAATTCGGAAATATTGGCATGACGACCTACAGTGGGAAGATCGACTTCCTCTGATCGTCGAAGAAGAAACAGGTATAGTTTACGATTGGCATCAAAATGATCGTCCTGTATTCAAAGAAGACCAAGTTACCGATCTTGAATCTCTTTGTCAAGAAGAAGGAGTCAACCTTAACCTTCTTAAAGAATTAATATCTGTTGAGAAAGAATACTCTGGTGTAAAAGTAAGAAGAGGACTATTCCAGGCATTTGATAAAACACTCAGACAAGATTTCTTACATTTATAA
- the dndB gene encoding DNA sulfur modification protein DndB, whose protein sequence is MNFSYSFPAIRGIQAGRDFYTVMCPLKLIPRIFLFDEEEIPADHRAQRLMNKSRIPDITNYILENPKDYIFSSLTASVNGELIFQPQSEEFKDLGYLNISLDAQFLINDGQHRRAAIEEALKISPELGDETISVVFFHDLGLLRSQQMFSDLNRHAVNTTSSIGILYDHRDQLSLITKSLINEIPLLERYTDREKVSLSKNSPKLFALNHIFNTICKLLGKRKGELISEPEKKFVSEFWALLCVSILEWQDVLNKRTSPRDLRIGSVVAHGVFLEAIGIVGHYLYRYHADQWELYVKELSKIDWSRDNKADWLGRAYGQTGRINKTNETIQLTANLIKFKLGLPLTEAEQKIENKIKEGTSTDV, encoded by the coding sequence ATGAACTTTAGTTATAGTTTTCCAGCGATTCGCGGGATCCAAGCTGGAAGAGATTTTTATACAGTAATGTGCCCATTGAAATTAATACCTAGGATATTCCTTTTTGATGAGGAGGAAATTCCGGCCGACCACCGTGCACAACGGCTAATGAATAAATCAAGAATTCCGGATATTACGAACTATATTCTTGAGAATCCTAAAGATTATATTTTCTCTTCGTTAACTGCATCAGTAAACGGCGAGCTAATTTTCCAGCCACAATCAGAAGAGTTTAAGGATCTTGGTTATTTAAATATTTCTTTAGATGCTCAATTTCTCATTAATGACGGTCAACATAGACGTGCAGCTATTGAAGAAGCTCTCAAAATTTCGCCTGAACTTGGTGACGAAACGATATCCGTAGTATTCTTTCATGACCTTGGACTTCTGCGCTCTCAGCAAATGTTTTCGGATTTGAATCGTCATGCAGTGAATACCACATCTTCAATCGGAATTCTATACGATCACCGTGATCAACTATCTTTGATCACTAAAAGTTTAATTAATGAAATTCCTTTATTGGAGCGATATACGGATCGTGAGAAAGTGTCGTTGTCCAAAAATTCTCCTAAATTGTTTGCTCTGAATCACATTTTCAATACGATCTGTAAACTGTTAGGTAAGCGCAAAGGTGAGTTAATCTCAGAACCCGAGAAAAAATTTGTTTCTGAGTTCTGGGCTCTACTTTGTGTTTCTATATTGGAATGGCAAGATGTACTCAATAAGCGAACCTCGCCAAGAGATCTTCGTATTGGTTCGGTTGTAGCGCATGGTGTATTTCTCGAAGCTATTGGTATAGTCGGCCACTATCTTTATCGTTATCATGCAGATCAATGGGAATTGTACGTAAAAGAACTATCCAAAATCGACTGGAGCCGCGATAATAAAGCGGATTGGTTAGGCCGTGCTTATGGACAAACCGGACGTATTAACAAGACAAATGAGACCATTCAATTGACTGCAAATCTCATAAAATTTAAACTAGGGCTCCCCTTAACAGAAGCCGAGCAGAAAATTGAAAATAAAATAAAAGAAGGTACATCTACTGATGTTTAA
- a CDS encoding HEPN domain-containing protein, with protein MNHAYSYTNRQNDEFEYQRLSQYHIKLAAIMRNHNQFKACLILCDWALASMIKALYIYKYHSAHPPKELTMNEILPLVHTDTEPGLDIALFIGTMQHMSSLADYPHDQPLELNNIEKLLQRTEEILDELATRLNDNSSE; from the coding sequence TTGAATCACGCTTACTCCTACACGAATCGGCAGAATGATGAATTTGAATATCAACGACTTTCCCAGTATCACATCAAACTTGCTGCAATTATGCGTAATCACAATCAGTTCAAAGCCTGCCTCATTCTCTGCGATTGGGCTCTAGCCTCCATGATCAAGGCGCTATATATCTATAAGTATCACTCAGCACATCCACCCAAGGAACTCACCATGAACGAAATCTTGCCACTAGTGCATACGGACACTGAACCCGGATTGGATATCGCTTTGTTCATCGGTACGATGCAACATATGTCATCCCTAGCAGATTACCCACATGACCAGCCACTAGAACTGAACAACATCGAAAAGCTTCTTCAACGAACAGAAGAGATATTGGACGAGTTAGCCACTCGATTGAATGATAATTCATCAGAGTAA
- a CDS encoding helix-turn-helix domain-containing protein: MSELLELVGARIRDLRKSRDLSQEALAENAGFNPSYIGFIERAERNISLKNLEKIAAALDVGVYELFTYVKEREDLSQDDSNITKIISLLRTHEPKHILMALNIITEIFDTYDKN; the protein is encoded by the coding sequence ATGTCCGAACTTTTAGAATTAGTGGGCGCGAGAATAAGAGATCTAAGAAAATCTAGAGATCTGTCTCAAGAAGCATTAGCTGAAAATGCGGGGTTTAATCCAAGTTACATTGGTTTTATTGAACGAGCAGAACGAAATATATCTTTAAAAAATCTTGAAAAGATTGCTGCCGCTTTAGATGTCGGGGTATATGAACTGTTTACATACGTTAAGGAGCGTGAAGATCTCTCGCAGGATGATTCCAATATTACTAAGATCATTTCTCTATTAAGAACCCATGAACCTAAGCACATTTTAATGGCGCTTAATATAATTACTGAAATCTTCGATACTTATGATAAAAACTAA
- a CDS encoding metal-dependent hydrolase, with amino-acid sequence MQMFLHMAIHLITGGTILLLFLNKRLSLTKDYIITIVLGSIIAITPDITKYFGDILLHSLAMVPLNGAAYGWIIYKTLNVRFFWAWISTMATLFIGHLLIDFLGNGINLFYPFTNQEQNFAILGSNNELIISALLALATAITLIYKKVKPIAIVSLVLAASFVVSLGISNAIINYSLQQRYSFKDPQYIIVYPDNTPFQWNYYVRIDELTIISGKGSYFTVTK; translated from the coding sequence ATGCAAATGTTTCTTCATATGGCTATACACTTGATTACGGGCGGAACAATTCTATTACTTTTTCTAAATAAGCGGTTATCTCTTACTAAAGACTATATAATCACTATTGTTTTGGGATCTATTATTGCTATCACTCCTGACATCACTAAGTACTTTGGTGATATATTGTTACATTCTCTTGCTATGGTTCCCTTAAATGGAGCTGCATATGGCTGGATCATCTATAAAACCTTAAACGTTCGGTTCTTCTGGGCATGGATAAGTACGATGGCCACATTATTCATCGGGCATCTTCTTATAGACTTTCTTGGTAATGGAATTAATTTGTTCTATCCTTTTACGAACCAAGAACAGAATTTCGCGATCTTGGGATCAAATAATGAACTCATCATTTCTGCGTTGTTAGCCCTTGCCACTGCAATCACATTAATTTATAAAAAGGTTAAACCCATTGCAATAGTTTCATTAGTACTAGCGGCTTCATTTGTTGTAAGCTTAGGAATTTCTAATGCAATAATAAACTACTCTTTGCAACAACGTTACTCTTTCAAAGATCCACAATATATTATTGTCTATCCAGATAATACCCCATTTCAATGGAACTATTATGTAAGAATTGATGAACTCACTATTATTTCCGGCAAAGGAAGTTATTTCACAGTGACAAAATAA
- a CDS encoding DndE family protein → MNFTLKTSKYAKETLTQLHASTGITPNILIRYAVALSLRNNDSSNPIVPITKDFTDGLVLNRSTVTGEFDYAFRAMVTQAAGRELTDEEFFPSYFNAHLERGIRTLASEYKSAGNYEKFIRNLLI, encoded by the coding sequence ATGAATTTTACATTAAAAACATCCAAATATGCTAAAGAGACACTAACACAACTTCATGCCTCAACCGGTATTACTCCCAACATTTTGATCCGGTATGCAGTTGCTCTATCTCTGAGAAATAATGACTCAAGTAATCCAATAGTACCTATTACAAAAGATTTTACAGATGGTCTTGTATTGAATCGGAGCACAGTTACAGGAGAGTTTGATTACGCCTTTCGTGCAATGGTTACACAAGCCGCTGGTCGCGAATTAACAGATGAAGAATTCTTCCCTTCTTATTTTAACGCTCATCTGGAACGCGGCATACGCACTTTAGCTTCAGAGTATAAAAGCGCAGGAAATTACGAAAAATTCATTCGTAATTTGTTAATCTAA